Proteins encoded together in one Stigmatella aurantiaca window:
- a CDS encoding phytanoyl-CoA dioxygenase family protein codes for MRYETQDTDTTPGAPEGLASAPEVAPKYDTAAIMGGLYGDGIIGLKGAFSREWVQQVGEDIHTLFQEARARPNGALGRGPNRYYVEIQPERLRGFVELVSHPWVVAVCEAVLGPEYKIVELGFDVPGPGAMNQPWHRDFPSPEETRVGRRLNSLAFNLTTVDVTEDMGPFEIAVGTQWDHSPSFDKGMFPPKSLYPRYVERAQRKMPKMGDISARSALTIHRGTANQSDKSRPVLVLGADAPDARNAERHDLQLSRRFHDTLPPEVLRHLTYRVVDSLEDIVQAHTIEGLVKADA; via the coding sequence ATGCGATACGAGACACAGGACACCGACACCACCCCGGGCGCCCCCGAGGGTCTTGCCAGCGCACCTGAGGTAGCACCGAAGTACGACACCGCGGCCATCATGGGCGGCCTCTATGGGGATGGCATCATCGGCCTGAAGGGCGCCTTTTCACGGGAGTGGGTGCAGCAGGTGGGGGAGGACATCCACACGCTGTTCCAGGAGGCGCGCGCACGTCCAAACGGCGCGCTCGGCCGGGGGCCCAACCGCTACTACGTCGAGATTCAGCCGGAGCGGCTCCGGGGCTTCGTCGAGCTCGTCAGCCACCCCTGGGTGGTGGCGGTATGCGAGGCCGTCCTGGGACCGGAGTACAAGATTGTCGAGCTGGGCTTCGATGTCCCCGGGCCGGGGGCGATGAACCAGCCCTGGCACCGTGACTTCCCCTCTCCCGAGGAGACCCGGGTGGGCCGGCGCTTGAACTCGCTGGCGTTCAACCTCACCACCGTCGATGTCACCGAGGACATGGGCCCCTTCGAAATCGCGGTGGGCACGCAGTGGGACCACAGCCCCAGCTTCGACAAGGGGATGTTCCCGCCCAAGTCGCTCTATCCCCGCTACGTGGAGCGGGCCCAGCGCAAGATGCCGAAGATGGGCGACATCTCGGCCCGCTCGGCCCTGACCATCCACCGCGGAACGGCCAACCAGTCGGACAAGTCCCGGCCCGTCCTGGTCCTCGGGGCCGATGCGCCGGACGCGCGCAACGCGGAGCGCCACGACCTGCAACTCAGCCGGCGCTTCCACGACACCTTGCCGCCCGAGGTGCTCCGGCACCTGACGTACCGGGTGGTTGACTCGCTGGAGGACATCGTCCAGGCGCACACCATCGAGGGCCTCGTGAAGGCCGACGCCTGA
- a CDS encoding AbfB domain-containing protein — MKETKVLLTTLLASVVMTGCEGASPEDTAAASTVSAPLTSAAAAGEQPGKAALSWVPMRLNVYHAFGVTTAGYTNRTLRHYDSLARTDILGTSPTEKADSSFRVVAGLADGGCYSLESQNFPGKFLRHAASRIRIDSRDGTRAFDEDATWCTRPGLSGQGVSLESFNLPGRYMRHFNSEVWLAQRGGTLPSDTATSFNEDASWKDIVQANSDFKAWGEETLAKIEQDYRKPGSNLYYETSARQATAFHWPAGVQLHALIAAGKIAQAEAYANELHQAYWCNTKNRWGYNASAYGCGDRYYDDNAWAAKGLMELYQKTNNATYLNRAKEVLAFSMSGENTASSDPNGGIRWREGDTGGQCLCATAPTAAANLMLHRATGTAQYLTDGLRLYNWMKANRFGYGPGYRGYENAVMTQVALLLFRITGNYTYLDDARHQGLAMESTYIDWQTHALKETGQWGGHDMTNAYVDLYEVDGDINWLNIVAGYLQFLRDNGKDANGRYPEWWSDVGQPGKAELLYQASAARAFARASNVRTGTPKPRDPVAVFKDCNYTGIWGAGFWIGKFNLSALQFHGISGKDISSVRVQPGYKVTLYENADFTGASLVRTADDGCLVSSGWNDRANAMVVEPVTPIAVVYKDCNYTGAGFHLPVGSYDEAKLRELGMSPDIVSSIQVADGYEAVLYDGGYFDQTSYATGTNSCLVGAGWNDKAASFVIRKK; from the coding sequence ATGAAAGAAACCAAGGTTCTTCTCACCACGCTGCTGGCCTCCGTGGTGATGACTGGCTGTGAGGGTGCAAGCCCGGAGGACACCGCTGCGGCGAGCACGGTGTCTGCCCCCCTCACCAGCGCGGCGGCTGCCGGTGAGCAGCCCGGCAAGGCGGCCCTGTCCTGGGTGCCGATGCGGCTGAACGTCTACCACGCGTTCGGTGTCACCACGGCGGGATACACGAACCGCACCTTGCGGCACTACGACAGCCTGGCGCGCACGGACATCCTCGGGACGTCGCCGACCGAGAAGGCGGACTCCAGCTTCCGCGTCGTGGCGGGGCTGGCCGACGGCGGGTGTTACTCGCTGGAGTCCCAGAACTTTCCGGGCAAGTTTCTGCGGCACGCCGCCTCGCGGATTCGCATCGACAGCCGCGACGGCACCCGGGCCTTTGATGAGGACGCCACGTGGTGCACGCGCCCGGGCCTGTCCGGGCAGGGCGTCAGCCTGGAGTCGTTCAACCTCCCGGGCCGCTACATGCGCCACTTCAACTCGGAGGTGTGGCTCGCGCAGCGCGGCGGCACGCTGCCCAGCGATACCGCCACCAGCTTCAACGAGGACGCCTCCTGGAAGGACATCGTCCAGGCCAACAGTGACTTCAAGGCATGGGGCGAAGAGACCCTCGCGAAGATCGAACAGGATTACCGCAAGCCGGGCAGCAACCTCTATTACGAGACCTCGGCCCGGCAGGCGACGGCCTTTCACTGGCCCGCCGGGGTGCAGCTCCACGCGCTGATCGCCGCCGGGAAGATTGCCCAGGCCGAGGCCTACGCGAACGAGCTGCACCAGGCCTACTGGTGCAACACGAAGAACCGGTGGGGCTACAACGCCTCCGCCTATGGCTGCGGCGACCGCTACTACGATGACAACGCCTGGGCGGCCAAGGGGCTGATGGAGCTGTACCAGAAGACCAACAACGCCACGTACCTGAACCGGGCCAAGGAAGTGCTGGCCTTCAGCATGAGCGGCGAGAACACCGCGAGCAGCGATCCGAACGGCGGCATCCGCTGGCGCGAGGGCGATACCGGCGGCCAGTGCCTGTGCGCCACGGCGCCCACCGCGGCGGCGAACCTCATGCTGCACCGGGCCACGGGCACGGCGCAGTACCTGACCGATGGCCTGCGGCTCTACAACTGGATGAAGGCCAACCGGTTCGGCTATGGCCCGGGGTACCGGGGCTACGAGAACGCGGTGATGACCCAGGTGGCGCTCCTGTTGTTCCGCATCACCGGCAACTACACCTACCTGGATGACGCCCGCCACCAGGGGCTGGCCATGGAGTCGACGTACATCGACTGGCAGACCCACGCGCTGAAGGAGACGGGGCAGTGGGGCGGCCATGACATGACCAACGCCTACGTCGACCTCTACGAGGTGGATGGCGACATCAACTGGCTGAACATCGTCGCGGGGTACCTCCAGTTCCTGCGGGACAATGGCAAGGATGCCAACGGCCGGTACCCCGAGTGGTGGTCCGACGTGGGCCAGCCTGGCAAGGCGGAGCTGTTGTACCAGGCCTCCGCCGCGCGGGCTTTCGCCCGGGCAAGCAATGTCCGCACGGGCACCCCCAAGCCGAGGGATCCGGTGGCCGTGTTCAAGGACTGCAACTACACCGGCATCTGGGGCGCGGGCTTCTGGATTGGCAAGTTCAACCTGAGTGCCCTCCAGTTCCATGGCATCTCGGGCAAGGACATCTCCTCGGTGCGCGTGCAGCCGGGCTACAAGGTGACGCTCTACGAGAACGCCGACTTCACCGGCGCCTCGCTCGTGCGGACCGCGGATGACGGGTGCCTCGTCAGCAGCGGCTGGAACGACCGGGCCAACGCCATGGTGGTGGAGCCGGTGACGCCCATCGCCGTCGTCTACAAGGACTGCAACTACACCGGCGCGGGCTTCCACCTGCCCGTGGGCAGCTATGACGAGGCGAAGCTGCGCGAGCTGGGGATGAGCCCGGACATCGTGTCCTCGATTCAGGTGGCCGATGGGTACGAGGCGGTGCTGTACGACGGCGGCTACTTCGATCAGACCTCCTACGCGACCGGCACCAACAGCTGCCTGGTCGGCGCGGGCTGGAACGACAAGGCCGCCTCGTTCGTCATCCGGAAGAAGTAA
- a CDS encoding DUF485 domain-containing protein, with protein MIPEKAQEIARNPKYQNLVKKRSVLGWSLTAVMMVVYYGYIFLVAFNREFLARTVGEGVTTLSIPIGLGVIVFTVLITGVYVRHANSEFDRMNDEIVREVK; from the coding sequence ATGATTCCGGAAAAAGCGCAAGAGATTGCGAGAAACCCTAAGTATCAGAACCTGGTCAAGAAGCGGTCTGTCTTGGGGTGGAGCCTGACCGCCGTCATGATGGTTGTGTATTACGGATACATCTTCCTGGTGGCCTTCAACCGGGAGTTCCTGGCGCGCACGGTGGGCGAGGGCGTCACCACGCTGAGCATCCCGATTGGCCTGGGGGTCATCGTCTTCACGGTGCTCATCACGGGCGTGTACGTGCGCCATGCGAACTCCGAGTTCGACCGGATGAACGACGAGATCGTCCGGGAGGTCAAGTGA
- a CDS encoding acyltransferase family protein: MSSPPRPSLRALTGVRFLAALHVVAFHYAPREGLPAWLDRFLSAGSHSVTLFFILSGFILAYSYLGAQEAPQVEPRAFWAARFARVYPVYLLGLVLMAPPWLDGVRRAAGALRPEALWDIVPVGLAALTLTQAWVPEVACVWNCPGWSLSVEAFFYLLFPVLCLPMVRAAPGGLWRAGAATLAGAAVLVLLWLGVAGWRDAHAAPPFGADTWLKVAAYNPLLRLPQFLLGIVLGRLFSLRVKRGQGAGPAASVQAWVAAAASVALLAAPLSETALAFRDLALMPLYALLLWSLAYGEGPVAWLLGQAWAVRLGEASYGLYILHNPLYFYLRMGDHRSGAGLAASSPWVFFAVYGALSTAASIGVFLWLEEPARHWLRSRLGRRPAPASPGVP, translated from the coding sequence ATGTCCTCTCCGCCCCGCCCCTCGCTGCGCGCCCTCACCGGAGTCCGCTTCCTGGCGGCCCTGCACGTGGTGGCCTTTCACTATGCCCCGCGCGAGGGCTTACCGGCGTGGCTCGACCGCTTCCTGAGCGCGGGCTCGCACAGCGTCACGCTCTTCTTCATCCTGTCTGGCTTCATCCTGGCCTACAGCTACCTGGGCGCCCAGGAGGCCCCGCAGGTGGAGCCCCGGGCGTTCTGGGCCGCCCGCTTCGCCCGCGTGTACCCCGTCTACCTGCTGGGGCTGGTGTTGATGGCGCCCCCGTGGCTCGACGGCGTGCGGCGCGCCGCCGGGGCCCTCCGCCCCGAGGCGCTCTGGGACATCGTCCCGGTGGGGCTGGCGGCCCTCACCCTCACCCAGGCCTGGGTGCCCGAGGTGGCCTGTGTCTGGAATTGCCCCGGCTGGTCCCTGTCCGTCGAGGCCTTCTTCTACCTGCTCTTTCCCGTGCTCTGTCTGCCCATGGTCCGCGCGGCCCCCGGCGGCCTGTGGCGGGCCGGGGCCGCCACGCTCGCGGGTGCGGCCGTCCTCGTCCTGCTGTGGCTCGGGGTGGCGGGGTGGCGGGACGCGCACGCGGCGCCGCCCTTCGGGGCGGACACGTGGCTCAAGGTGGCCGCGTACAACCCGCTGCTCCGGCTGCCCCAGTTCCTCCTGGGCATCGTGCTGGGCCGGCTCTTCTCGCTGCGTGTGAAGAGAGGCCAGGGCGCGGGGCCCGCGGCATCCGTTCAGGCGTGGGTGGCCGCCGCGGCCAGCGTGGCCCTGCTCGCCGCGCCCCTCTCGGAGACCGCGCTGGCCTTCCGGGACCTGGCGCTGATGCCCCTGTACGCGCTGCTCCTCTGGAGCCTGGCCTACGGAGAGGGCCCCGTGGCCTGGCTGCTAGGCCAGGCCTGGGCGGTGCGGCTCGGCGAGGCCAGCTACGGGCTCTACATCCTCCACAACCCGCTCTACTTCTACCTGCGGATGGGGGACCACCGCTCGGGGGCAGGGCTCGCGGCCTCCTCCCCCTGGGTGTTCTTCGCGGTCTATGGGGCCCTCTCGACCGCTGCCTCCATCGGCGTCTTCCTCTGGCTGGAGGAGCCCGCGCGGCACTGGCTTCGCTCCCGGCTGGGCCGCCGCCCGGCCCCCGCCTCTCCAGGGGTCCCCTGA
- a CDS encoding MtsA protein, translated as MRRARVVFAVLAVPLAVGGVLAVSPRAAPPPVPRARLSAVGPWLTSNQTSQPLAVYGEGLAPGMRLALGPPLSRELPLKVVDARHAYARLPAGLALPVDQPQVNVTVRLVADGGAAPEGEKRLDVVNDAAFPDLTELALAPDGRVAFIASAPTDTVFALELATGQVTPLAVGDGPSALATYNDAGGRPWLAVAHRFSPELRLYALDALERAPRVLPAPVGTVGLAVESPGEVAFLAEQVRDTVRALSLKDGHERWRAAVDPNPRALAPWNGLLAVGSLQTGQVELLRQEDGAPVSTLVPKPGVPIIGGETERFSAQVMGGKAARGLVAGTRLGSLFLASLGPNVGPNAERMEVSANGGVSVLSPTRGEVVRHRGFGAGVTEGLALDEATGVLYAADTALGLVRVLDARKLVASDAGARGALLQELPMPLPERTPLARPAEDYGTNGRAGAELHAGPRALALAPGGRTLYVLNRFTGTLAEVDVTRAREGQARVVRQLPVTPMHTQAKRRLGQVLYYADMGRKAMSCDACHLEGHTGGVFFEKTHPMRIYRSTTVRGSRDTPPYFTPASTRSLAETVRTVGNRNRYFNPELTGAEVEALTLFTALIPLLPNPHVGEDGAPPEALELPDGRTGRPAEGRALFEGKAGCAACHPAPLFTLDQAPETRGGYPDVGTPVALPLRLEQQELVPGAAPPALVGTWDVWPLLTSAAAGYAVSGDRLVVETRFPLRSLLDTSGPAHGNARVLTPREQDDLLAFLLTL; from the coding sequence ATGAGACGCGCCCGGGTGGTGTTCGCGGTGCTGGCCGTTCCACTGGCAGTGGGGGGCGTGCTCGCCGTGTCCCCGCGCGCGGCGCCGCCCCCGGTGCCCCGCGCGCGGCTGAGCGCGGTGGGGCCGTGGCTCACGAGCAACCAGACCTCCCAGCCGCTGGCGGTGTACGGCGAGGGGCTCGCGCCCGGGATGCGGCTGGCGCTGGGGCCTCCGCTGTCGCGCGAGCTGCCCCTGAAGGTGGTGGATGCACGGCACGCGTACGCGCGCCTCCCCGCGGGGCTGGCGCTGCCGGTGGACCAGCCCCAGGTGAACGTGACGGTGCGGCTGGTGGCGGACGGCGGGGCCGCGCCCGAGGGCGAGAAGCGCCTGGATGTGGTGAACGACGCGGCGTTCCCGGACCTGACGGAGCTGGCGCTGGCGCCGGATGGCCGGGTGGCCTTCATCGCCTCGGCGCCCACGGACACGGTGTTCGCGCTGGAGCTGGCCACCGGGCAGGTGACGCCGCTGGCGGTGGGGGACGGGCCCAGCGCGCTGGCCACATATAATGATGCGGGCGGGCGCCCCTGGCTGGCGGTGGCGCACCGCTTCAGCCCCGAGCTGCGGCTCTACGCCCTGGACGCCCTGGAGCGCGCGCCCCGCGTGCTGCCCGCGCCCGTGGGGACCGTGGGGTTGGCGGTGGAGTCCCCGGGGGAGGTGGCCTTCCTCGCCGAACAGGTGAGGGACACGGTGCGGGCGCTGTCCCTGAAGGACGGGCACGAGCGGTGGCGGGCGGCGGTGGACCCGAACCCGCGCGCGCTCGCGCCGTGGAACGGCCTGCTGGCGGTGGGGAGCCTCCAGACGGGGCAGGTGGAGCTGCTGCGCCAGGAGGATGGCGCGCCCGTGTCCACGCTGGTGCCGAAGCCCGGTGTCCCCATCATCGGAGGGGAGACGGAGCGCTTCTCCGCGCAGGTGATGGGGGGCAAGGCGGCGCGAGGGCTCGTGGCGGGGACGCGGCTGGGCAGCCTGTTCCTGGCGAGCCTCGGGCCCAACGTGGGGCCGAACGCCGAGCGCATGGAGGTGAGCGCCAACGGCGGGGTGAGCGTGCTCTCGCCCACGCGCGGCGAGGTGGTGCGGCACCGGGGCTTCGGCGCGGGGGTGACGGAGGGGCTGGCGCTGGACGAGGCCACGGGCGTGCTCTACGCGGCGGACACCGCCCTGGGGCTCGTGCGGGTGCTGGACGCGCGGAAGCTGGTGGCCAGCGACGCGGGCGCGCGCGGCGCGCTGCTCCAGGAGCTGCCCATGCCGCTGCCCGAGCGGACGCCCCTGGCGCGCCCGGCGGAGGACTACGGGACGAACGGGCGCGCGGGGGCCGAGCTGCACGCGGGCCCCCGGGCGCTGGCGCTGGCGCCCGGGGGGCGCACGCTCTACGTGCTCAACCGCTTCACGGGCACGCTGGCGGAGGTGGACGTGACGCGGGCGCGGGAGGGCCAGGCGCGCGTGGTGCGCCAGCTTCCGGTGACGCCGATGCACACGCAGGCCAAGCGCCGGTTGGGACAGGTCCTCTACTACGCGGACATGGGGCGCAAGGCGATGAGCTGTGATGCCTGCCACCTGGAGGGCCACACGGGCGGGGTCTTCTTCGAGAAGACGCACCCGATGCGCATCTACCGCTCCACCACGGTGCGGGGCAGCCGGGACACGCCGCCGTACTTCACCCCGGCGAGCACGCGCAGCCTGGCGGAGACGGTGCGGACGGTGGGCAACCGCAACCGCTACTTCAACCCGGAGCTCACCGGCGCGGAGGTCGAAGCCCTCACGCTCTTCACGGCGCTCATTCCCCTGCTGCCCAATCCCCACGTGGGCGAGGACGGGGCGCCGCCGGAGGCGCTGGAGCTGCCGGATGGGCGCACGGGGCGGCCCGCGGAGGGCCGGGCGCTGTTCGAGGGCAAGGCCGGGTGCGCGGCGTGCCACCCCGCGCCGCTCTTCACGCTGGACCAGGCGCCCGAGACGCGGGGGGGCTACCCGGACGTGGGCACGCCCGTGGCGCTGCCCCTGCGCCTGGAGCAGCAGGAGCTCGTCCCGGGCGCGGCGCCTCCCGCGCTGGTGGGCACCTGGGATGTGTGGCCCCTGCTGACCAGCGCGGCGGCGGGCTACGCGGTGAGCGGAGACCGGCTGGTGGTGGAGACGCGCTTTCCGCTGCGTTCCCTCCTGGATACGTCCGGGCCCGCGCACGGCAACGCGCGGGTGCTCACCCCGCGCGAGCAGGATGACCTGCTCGCGTTTCTCCTCACGCTCTGA
- a CDS encoding cation acetate symporter: MRTRALLTGLALLLSSAPAWAAGDLGTLEKQPTNWTAIVMFGVFVAATLWITKWASQRTKSAADFYTAGGGITGFQNGLAIAGDFMSAASFLGISAAVMTSGYDGLIYSIGFLVGWPILTFLMAERLRNLGKFTFADVVAYRFKQTPTRALAASGTLVVVAFYLIAQMVGAGQLIKLLFGLEYWIAVIIVGVLMMVYVLFGGMTATTWVQIIKACLLLSGASFMAFMVLYNYGFSPEKLFSEAVRIKTELATASGKPLEEAARRGQSIMSPGNFVSNPISTISFGMALMFGTAGLPHILMRFFTVPDAKEARKSVFWATTWIGYFYILTFIIGFGAIVLVSTNPAFLDEKGGLLGGGNMAAVHLASAVGGNAFLGFISAVAFATILAVVSGLTLSGASAVSHDIYSTVLKHGKPAPGSELKVSRVTTILLGIVAVLLGILFEKQNIAFMVSLAFAIAASANFPALIMSLLWKNCTTRGAFIGGFAGLISAFALTVLSPSVWEATFGNPPGSALFPYTSPALFSMPLAFVTIWVVSLLDKSPRAAEDRAGYLAQEVRSETGIGAAGASGH, encoded by the coding sequence ATGCGCACGCGCGCGCTGCTCACGGGCCTGGCGCTCCTGCTCTCCTCGGCCCCGGCGTGGGCGGCGGGGGACCTGGGCACGTTGGAGAAGCAGCCCACCAACTGGACCGCCATCGTCATGTTCGGGGTGTTCGTGGCGGCGACGCTGTGGATCACCAAGTGGGCGTCCCAGCGGACGAAGTCCGCGGCGGACTTCTACACGGCCGGCGGCGGCATCACCGGGTTCCAGAACGGGCTGGCGATCGCCGGGGACTTCATGTCCGCCGCCTCGTTCCTGGGGATCTCGGCCGCGGTGATGACCAGCGGCTATGACGGGTTGATCTACTCCATCGGCTTCCTGGTGGGCTGGCCCATCCTGACGTTCCTCATGGCCGAGCGCCTGCGGAACCTGGGCAAGTTCACCTTCGCCGACGTGGTGGCGTACCGCTTCAAGCAGACCCCCACGCGGGCCCTGGCCGCCTCGGGCACGCTGGTGGTCGTCGCCTTCTACCTCATCGCGCAGATGGTGGGCGCGGGCCAGCTCATCAAGCTGCTCTTCGGGCTCGAGTACTGGATCGCCGTGATCATCGTCGGCGTGTTGATGATGGTTTACGTGCTCTTCGGCGGCATGACGGCGACCACGTGGGTGCAAATCATCAAGGCCTGCCTGCTGCTGTCGGGCGCGTCCTTCATGGCCTTCATGGTGTTGTACAACTATGGCTTCTCGCCCGAGAAGCTCTTCTCCGAGGCGGTGCGCATCAAGACGGAGCTGGCCACGGCGTCCGGCAAGCCGCTGGAGGAGGCCGCCCGGCGAGGGCAATCCATCATGTCGCCCGGAAACTTCGTCAGCAATCCCATTTCCACCATCTCGTTTGGCATGGCGTTGATGTTTGGCACGGCGGGGCTGCCGCACATCCTGATGCGGTTCTTCACGGTGCCGGACGCGAAGGAGGCCCGCAAGTCTGTCTTCTGGGCCACGACGTGGATTGGGTACTTCTACATCCTGACGTTCATCATTGGCTTTGGCGCCATCGTGCTGGTGTCCACCAACCCCGCCTTCCTGGATGAGAAGGGCGGCCTGCTGGGCGGCGGCAACATGGCGGCCGTGCACCTGGCCTCCGCGGTGGGCGGCAATGCCTTCCTCGGGTTCATCTCGGCGGTGGCCTTCGCGACGATTCTGGCGGTGGTCTCGGGCCTGACGCTGTCGGGCGCCTCCGCCGTGTCCCACGACATCTACTCGACCGTGTTGAAGCACGGGAAGCCCGCGCCGGGCTCGGAGCTCAAGGTGTCGCGCGTGACGACCATCCTGCTGGGCATCGTGGCGGTGCTGCTGGGCATCCTGTTCGAGAAGCAGAACATCGCCTTCATGGTCTCGCTGGCGTTCGCCATCGCGGCCTCGGCGAACTTCCCGGCGTTGATCATGTCCCTGCTCTGGAAGAACTGCACCACGCGCGGGGCGTTCATCGGTGGGTTCGCCGGGCTCATCAGCGCGTTCGCCCTGACGGTGCTGTCGCCCTCGGTGTGGGAGGCCACCTTCGGCAACCCGCCCGGCAGCGCGCTCTTCCCCTACACGTCGCCGGCGCTCTTCTCCATGCCGCTGGCGTTCGTCACCATCTGGGTGGTGTCGCTGCTGGACAAGAGCCCGCGCGCCGCGGAGGACCGGGCCGGTTACCTGGCCCAGGAAGTGCGCTCGGAGACGGGCATCGGCGCCGCAGGCGCGTCGGGGCACTGA
- a CDS encoding alpha/beta fold hydrolase: MFAQPSVVKAVLHLLLWGLLAVGVPSAEASIAAKRCESRRLPVALYPGLPVTEWVFAKLCLPPGQTPSTVQLLVHGITYSHQYWDFPDPAGPSNRYSYVSAALNAGFATLAIDRIGSGESSRPLGLLVTIEANAYVVHQVVQALRNGWRMGASDTVSFAKVLLVGHSYGSFTAWYAASDYQDVDGVILSGVSHYISPETLARVLTPLMPAALDPAFWGRGSYDLAYLTTRPNTRYRTFYEPGEVTPEVLAQDEKTKGTVTLSEFDTFPLILTRPLDIRVPVLLFNGTEDRLFCGPSILGADCSSAEALVAMEAPRLGPHVPCVEGHVLQGAGHALNTLVNAQDWFAVAQAWAVQRIGTGPGPAPGCGT, from the coding sequence ATGTTCGCCCAGCCGAGTGTCGTGAAAGCCGTCCTGCACCTGCTGCTGTGGGGCCTGCTCGCCGTGGGGGTTCCCAGCGCGGAAGCCTCCATCGCTGCGAAGCGGTGTGAGAGCCGGAGGCTGCCGGTGGCCCTCTACCCCGGCCTTCCCGTCACCGAGTGGGTGTTCGCCAAGCTGTGCCTTCCGCCCGGGCAGACGCCCTCCACGGTGCAACTGCTGGTGCACGGCATCACCTACTCGCACCAGTACTGGGACTTTCCGGATCCCGCCGGCCCCAGCAACCGGTACTCCTACGTGAGCGCGGCGCTGAACGCGGGCTTCGCCACGCTGGCCATCGACCGCATCGGCAGCGGCGAGAGCTCCCGCCCGCTGGGGCTGCTCGTCACCATCGAGGCCAACGCCTACGTGGTCCACCAGGTGGTGCAGGCCCTGCGCAACGGCTGGCGCATGGGCGCCTCGGACACGGTGAGCTTCGCCAAGGTCCTGCTGGTGGGCCACTCCTACGGCTCCTTCACCGCCTGGTACGCGGCCTCCGACTACCAGGACGTGGATGGCGTGATTCTCAGCGGGGTCAGCCACTACATCTCGCCCGAGACGTTGGCGCGGGTCCTCACCCCGCTGATGCCGGCGGCGCTGGATCCGGCCTTCTGGGGCCGGGGCTCTTACGATCTGGCCTACCTCACCACGCGCCCCAACACCCGCTACCGCACCTTCTATGAGCCGGGCGAGGTGACGCCCGAGGTGCTGGCGCAGGACGAGAAGACCAAGGGCACGGTGACGCTGAGCGAGTTCGACACCTTCCCGCTGATTCTCACCCGGCCGCTGGACATCCGGGTGCCGGTGCTGCTGTTCAACGGCACCGAGGACCGGCTGTTCTGTGGGCCGTCGATCCTGGGCGCGGACTGCTCCAGCGCGGAGGCGCTGGTGGCCATGGAGGCGCCCCGGCTGGGGCCCCACGTGCCTTGTGTCGAGGGCCACGTGCTGCAGGGCGCCGGCCACGCCCTCAACACCCTCGTGAACGCCCAGGACTGGTTCGCGGTGGCCCAGGCCTGGGCGGTGCAGCGCATCGGCACCGGCCCGGGGCCCGCGCCCGGCTGCGGCACGTAA